The following are from one region of the Paenibacillus sp. JZ16 genome:
- the panB gene encoding 3-methyl-2-oxobutanoate hydroxymethyltransferase has protein sequence MAGKQPLNIVKMKNMKKKGVPITMLTAYDYPSAKLAEEADIDMILVGDSLGNVVLGYNSTIPVTLDDMVYHTRAVARGAEETFIVADMPFMTYHGDIDESLRGVRRLMQEGHAHAVKMEGGEEIAGTVKRIVQSGVPVLGHIGLTPQSVNQIGGYRIQGKDAQDAQRLMNDAKALEAAGAFAIVLELVTEEAAAEISKALSIPTIGIGAGRYCDGQVLVFHDILKYASPYRDKRFVKTYADVGSIIREGITQYVKEVKDRSFPAEEHVFKAENHAASETTSTLYGSQKEKVGTTS, from the coding sequence ATGGCAGGCAAACAACCACTGAACATCGTAAAGATGAAGAACATGAAGAAGAAGGGTGTACCGATCACCATGCTGACCGCGTATGATTATCCTTCCGCCAAACTGGCGGAGGAAGCGGATATTGATATGATATTGGTAGGAGATTCCCTCGGTAATGTCGTGCTTGGCTATAACTCCACCATTCCGGTTACGCTTGACGACATGGTATACCATACCCGTGCAGTCGCTCGTGGGGCGGAAGAAACGTTCATCGTAGCGGATATGCCGTTTATGACCTACCACGGAGATATTGATGAAAGTCTCCGCGGGGTGCGGAGATTGATGCAGGAAGGCCATGCGCATGCCGTCAAAATGGAAGGCGGAGAAGAAATCGCCGGCACCGTGAAACGGATTGTACAGTCCGGCGTACCGGTGCTGGGCCATATCGGGCTGACGCCTCAGTCGGTGAATCAGATTGGCGGCTACCGCATACAGGGCAAGGATGCCCAAGACGCGCAGCGGCTCATGAATGATGCGAAGGCACTTGAAGCGGCTGGAGCATTTGCCATTGTATTGGAGCTGGTTACGGAAGAGGCGGCAGCAGAAATATCCAAAGCGCTGAGCATACCGACGATTGGCATCGGAGCGGGCCGCTACTGTGACGGTCAGGTGCTGGTATTCCATGATATATTGAAGTACGCGTCCCCTTATCGGGACAAACGTTTCGTGAAAACCTACGCCGATGTCGGTTCCATCATCCGTGAAGGCATCACGCAGTACGTGAAGGAAGTGAAGGACCGCTCATTCCCGGCCGAGGAGCATGTTTTTAAGGCCGAGAATCATGCAGCTTCCGAAACGACAAGCACATTATATGGGAGTCAAAAGGAGAAGGTGGGCACGACATCATGA
- the panC gene encoding pantoate--beta-alanine ligase, with protein MKVIRTIAELRSELKDRRESGSGPVGLVPTMGYLHEGHASLMRKAREMAGTVVASIFVNPIQFGPGEDYETYPRDEARDLALAESEGVNVVFIPTVQEMYPQPTKTKIAVSEITSLLCGASRPGHFDGVTTVVNKLFNIVKPDYAFFGMKDAQQVAVIEQMVQDLNMDVTIVPCPIIREADGLALSSRNVYLKPEEREQALVLSGSLRTAQEAIRQGQATTAGEIRAFLRDYISRSPLADIDYAELLTFPELVPVENSYRIADEGRTVIMALAVRFGRTRLIDNALLQPKVGGSHV; from the coding sequence ATGAAAGTGATTCGCACCATTGCGGAATTAAGATCAGAACTTAAGGACCGCCGAGAATCCGGCAGTGGTCCGGTAGGACTTGTGCCTACGATGGGTTATTTGCATGAAGGGCACGCCAGCCTGATGCGCAAGGCGCGGGAAATGGCAGGTACGGTGGTCGCCAGTATCTTTGTCAATCCGATTCAATTCGGACCGGGTGAGGATTATGAGACCTACCCTCGGGATGAGGCACGCGATCTGGCGTTGGCGGAATCCGAAGGGGTGAATGTGGTTTTTATTCCCACGGTTCAGGAAATGTATCCCCAGCCGACCAAAACGAAGATTGCCGTATCGGAAATTACGTCATTATTGTGCGGGGCCTCCCGTCCCGGGCATTTTGACGGTGTTACCACGGTTGTTAATAAATTGTTTAATATCGTAAAACCTGACTATGCTTTCTTCGGAATGAAGGATGCCCAGCAGGTGGCCGTGATTGAGCAAATGGTGCAGGACTTGAACATGGACGTGACCATCGTGCCTTGTCCGATCATTCGCGAAGCTGACGGTCTCGCTCTAAGCTCGCGCAACGTGTATTTGAAGCCGGAAGAGCGGGAACAGGCACTTGTGCTGTCGGGCTCATTACGGACGGCTCAGGAGGCAATCCGGCAGGGACAAGCGACGACGGCAGGAGAGATCCGTGCGTTTCTTCGGGATTATATATCCCGGTCCCCGCTCGCAGACATTGATTATGCAGAATTGCTCACTTTCCCGGAACTTGTTCCTGTGGAAAATTCATATCGCATTGCGGATGAAGGCAGAACCGTCATTATGGCGCTGGCCGTACGATTTGGCCGTACCCGCCTCATTGACAATGCGTTACTTCAACCAAAAGTAGGGGGATCCCATGTTTAG
- the panD gene encoding aspartate 1-decarboxylase, with amino-acid sequence MFRTMMKSKIHRATVTEANLNYVGSITIDEDLMEAADLLENEKVQIVNNNNGARLETYVIKGERGSGVICLNGAAARLVQPGDNVIIISYAMMSKEEYDNHTPTVVIVDELNKPVNTEYREVHAAVL; translated from the coding sequence ATGTTTAGAACAATGATGAAATCCAAAATCCACCGCGCAACGGTGACGGAAGCCAATCTGAACTATGTGGGCAGCATTACCATTGATGAGGATCTGATGGAGGCTGCAGATCTTCTGGAGAATGAAAAAGTTCAAATCGTGAACAATAACAATGGCGCCCGTTTGGAAACGTACGTGATCAAAGGCGAACGCGGCAGCGGCGTGATTTGCCTGAACGGGGCAGCTGCAAGGCTTGTACAGCCTGGCGACAACGTCATCATCATTTCTTACGCCATGATGTCCAAAGAGGAATACGACAATCACACCCCAACGGTCGTGATCGTTGACGAATTGAATAAGCCGGTAAACACGGAATACCGTGAGGTTCACGCCGCGGTTCTCTAA